A part of Micromonospora chersina genomic DNA contains:
- a CDS encoding GNAT family N-acetyltransferase yields the protein MIGQVAVRRFPALTVSTPRTEVRQLVAADAGAVDEVFADRQTQRWLPLADSSGQIDGRAWCTELARQRRDSGEGDHWAVVRREDQRVVGCLWTRRTDWGARLTEVSYAIAPHARGYGLAAEAVDAVAIALILEHGFQRVELRVAAGNVASRRVAEKAGFSYEGLLRNAGFVHGARVDLELWSFVSADLR from the coding sequence GTGATCGGGCAGGTGGCCGTGCGCCGTTTCCCGGCGCTGACCGTCTCCACGCCGCGCACCGAGGTACGCCAGCTCGTCGCGGCGGACGCCGGGGCGGTCGACGAGGTGTTCGCGGACCGGCAGACCCAGCGCTGGCTGCCGCTGGCCGACTCCTCGGGCCAGATCGACGGGCGGGCCTGGTGCACCGAGCTGGCCCGGCAGCGCCGGGACAGCGGTGAGGGCGACCACTGGGCGGTGGTGCGCCGCGAGGACCAGCGGGTGGTCGGCTGCCTGTGGACCCGGCGCACCGACTGGGGCGCGCGGCTGACCGAGGTGTCGTACGCGATCGCCCCGCACGCCCGCGGCTACGGCCTGGCCGCCGAGGCGGTCGACGCGGTCGCCATCGCGCTGATCCTGGAGCACGGCTTCCAGCGGGTCGAGCTGCGGGTGGCCGCCGGCAACGTGGCGAGCCGCCGGGTGGCGGAGAAGGCCGGCTTCAGCTACGAGGGCCTGCTCCGCAACGCCGGCTTCGTCCACGGCGCGAGGGTGGACCTGGAGCTGTGGAGCTTCGTCTCCGCCGACCTCCGCTGA
- the cobA gene encoding uroporphyrinogen-III C-methyltransferase yields MSGSPYPLGLRLAGRRVVVVGGGAVATRRVPALLDAGADVLLVAPELTPALRAHVDAGRLRWEPRRFVPADLDGAWLVQVAVDDRVAAAAVSAAAAERRIFCVRADDRAAATAWTPAVTRHGPVTVAVLGGGDPRRAMSVRDAVRELLAARAGEPTAAAPGRPSVPAPGGPDTGAAPVGRVALVGAGPGDPELITVRGWRLLTEAEVVVADRLVPGLLLDELRPDVELVDASKIPYGPSRAQEEINRILVDRARAGKVVVRLKGGDPYVFGRGGEELLACAEAGVPVTVVPGVTSAISVPAAAGVPVTHRAVAHEFTVVSGHVAPDSPASLVRWESLAGLRGTLVILMGLKNLAAISATLVAHGKPSGTPAAVIQEGTTTAQRAIRSTLGTVAADVEAAGLRPPAIVVIGDVVGALDT; encoded by the coding sequence GTGAGCGGCAGCCCGTACCCCCTGGGGTTGCGGCTGGCCGGCCGGCGGGTGGTCGTGGTCGGCGGGGGAGCGGTGGCCACCCGGCGGGTGCCGGCGCTGCTCGACGCCGGCGCGGACGTCCTGCTGGTGGCGCCGGAGCTGACCCCCGCGCTGCGGGCGCACGTGGACGCCGGCCGGCTGCGCTGGGAGCCGCGCCGGTTCGTCCCGGCCGACCTGGACGGGGCCTGGCTGGTCCAGGTGGCCGTGGACGACCGGGTCGCCGCGGCGGCGGTCAGCGCCGCCGCCGCCGAGCGGCGGATCTTCTGCGTCCGCGCCGACGACCGGGCCGCCGCCACCGCGTGGACCCCGGCCGTGACCCGGCACGGTCCGGTCACCGTGGCGGTGCTGGGCGGCGGCGACCCCCGCCGGGCCATGAGCGTCCGGGACGCGGTGCGCGAACTGCTGGCGGCCCGTGCCGGGGAGCCGACCGCTGCCGCGCCGGGACGGCCGAGTGTGCCGGCTCCGGGTGGGCCGGACACCGGCGCGGCGCCGGTGGGCCGGGTGGCGCTCGTGGGCGCCGGACCGGGCGATCCGGAGCTGATCACCGTCCGGGGCTGGCGGCTGCTCACCGAGGCGGAGGTCGTGGTCGCCGACCGGCTCGTCCCCGGGCTGCTCCTCGACGAGCTGCGCCCGGACGTCGAACTGGTGGACGCCTCCAAGATCCCGTACGGGCCGTCGCGGGCCCAGGAGGAGATCAACCGGATCCTGGTCGACCGGGCCCGGGCCGGCAAGGTCGTGGTCCGGCTCAAGGGCGGCGACCCGTACGTCTTCGGCCGGGGCGGCGAGGAGCTGCTGGCCTGCGCCGAGGCGGGCGTGCCGGTCACCGTGGTGCCCGGGGTGACAAGCGCGATCTCGGTGCCCGCGGCCGCCGGGGTGCCGGTCACCCACCGGGCGGTGGCGCACGAGTTCACAGTGGTCTCCGGGCACGTCGCGCCCGACTCGCCGGCCTCACTGGTCCGCTGGGAGTCCCTCGCCGGCCTGCGCGGCACCCTGGTGATCCTCATGGGCCTGAAGAACCTCGCGGCGATCAGCGCCACCCTGGTGGCGCACGGGAAGCCCTCGGGGACCCCGGCCGCGGTGATCCAGGAGGGCACCACCACCGCCCAGCGGGCGATCCGCTCGACCCTCGGCACGGTGGCCGCCGACGTCGAGGCCGCCGGCCTCCGCCCACCCGCCATCGTCGTGATCGGGGACGTGGTCGGGGCGCTCGACACCTGA
- the cobT gene encoding nicotinate-nucleotide--dimethylbenzimidazole phosphoribosyltransferase, producing MLESTVAAIRPLDETAMAAARELQGRLTKPAGSLGALEPLSVRLAGLAGTCPPPLPEPAAVAIFAGDHGVHAQGVTPWPQEVTAQMIANFVAGGAVVNAFARQAGASVTVVDVGVATPLPVEPTADLAGPRLVAANVRPGTRDLTVTAALTRDEARAAVETGIRIAGELVDAGAGILLTGDMGIGNTTPAAALIAAFTGVDPAAATGRGTGVDDETYARKVGVVRAALDRHAPDPADPLGVLAAVGGLEHAALAGLVLGAAARRVPVLLDGVIAVSAALAAAAFAPDAVGAMVAGHRSAEPGATAALRHLGLDPLIDLGLRLGEGTGALLALPVVTGAVRVLHEVATFDSAGVAEK from the coding sequence ATGTTGGAGTCCACCGTTGCGGCGATCCGGCCGCTCGACGAGACCGCCATGGCGGCCGCCCGCGAACTCCAGGGCCGGCTCACCAAGCCCGCCGGCTCCCTCGGCGCCCTGGAGCCGCTCTCCGTACGCCTCGCCGGCCTCGCGGGCACCTGCCCGCCGCCGCTGCCCGAGCCGGCCGCCGTGGCGATCTTCGCGGGCGACCACGGCGTGCACGCCCAGGGCGTCACCCCGTGGCCTCAGGAGGTCACCGCCCAGATGATCGCCAACTTCGTGGCCGGCGGGGCGGTGGTCAACGCGTTCGCCCGGCAGGCCGGCGCCTCGGTCACCGTGGTGGACGTCGGCGTGGCCACCCCGCTCCCGGTCGAGCCGACCGCCGACCTGGCCGGCCCCCGCCTGGTCGCGGCGAACGTGCGCCCCGGCACCCGGGACCTGACGGTGACCGCGGCGCTCACGCGGGACGAGGCCCGGGCGGCCGTGGAGACCGGCATCCGGATCGCCGGGGAACTTGTCGACGCCGGGGCCGGCATCCTGCTCACCGGCGACATGGGCATCGGCAACACCACGCCGGCCGCCGCGCTGATCGCCGCGTTCACCGGTGTCGACCCGGCGGCGGCCACCGGCCGGGGCACCGGGGTGGACGACGAGACGTACGCCCGCAAGGTCGGCGTGGTGCGGGCCGCGCTCGACCGGCACGCGCCCGACCCGGCCGACCCGCTGGGCGTGCTGGCCGCGGTCGGCGGCCTGGAGCACGCCGCGCTGGCCGGGCTGGTCCTCGGCGCCGCCGCGCGCCGGGTGCCGGTGCTGCTGGACGGCGTCATCGCGGTGAGCGCCGCGCTGGCGGCGGCCGCGTTCGCGCCGGACGCGGTCGGGGCCATGGTCGCCGGGCACCGCTCGGCCGAGCCGGGCGCCACGGCGGCGCTGCGGCACCTCGGCCTGGACCCGCTGATCGACCTCGGGCTGCGGCTCGGCGAGGGCACCGGCGCGCTGCTCGCGCTCCCCGTCGTCACGGGCGCGGTGCGGGTGCTGCACGAGGTCGCCACCTTCGACTCGGCGGGAGTGGCCGAGAAGTGA
- a CDS encoding transglycosylase domain-containing protein, translating into MSNRPLASAGRAVPLLRAGLIAGIVVAAAAYPLAAVTGIGAKVTAHAVEQKTSILKTALPAETSYLYAPDGKTVLTMFYEEYRQYTKIDEMSPNIQQAIVAAEDNRFYQHHGVDPKGVARAFVSNARSGGVSQGASTITMQYVRMALRDSAKTPKEVQEATQQTSLRKVKEMRMALDIEKHVSKEQILERYLNSAYFGHRAYGIYAASQIFFSKTPATLTPVEAATLAGLVKSPSEYDPITSDQKDATGRRNYVLDNMARLGYLSPDAAAAAKAEPIKLRLTNPPNDCASINDQYRTWGFACDYLKNWWSAQPAFGENRLERMDKLRRGGYRIVLSLDPKIQSAAEKNVGAKDNTGSPFANGVVVAEPGTGRVKAMAVNRNYSLDLSENGPSSNPEAGPKVKANYPNTVAPLLGGGTLPGYQAGSTFKMFPMLAALDSGMKLSTSFNAPYRYRSAVYDGWAPSNASGAMTGQQTMWSGFGKSVNTYFVWLEEQVGADRAVRLAEQLGLRWRTDVDRDQASPGKVKKWGAFTLGVSDATPLEMANAYAAVAADGRYCEAIPVNSIMNRDGTPATYRTPGGVQREVAKPRCRQVVSADAARAATDAARCPTGDTPAKGGCGGWSTADSVRGTVGRPVAGKTGTTDSTRSAWFVGYTPELAAASFIADPDNPFNAVGDGQSQIPVNAVAMTLRDALKGQPTRQFTPPSDQIVG; encoded by the coding sequence GTGAGCAACCGACCCCTTGCCTCCGCTGGTCGTGCCGTGCCCCTCCTCCGCGCCGGGCTCATCGCCGGCATCGTGGTCGCCGCCGCGGCCTATCCGCTGGCCGCCGTCACCGGCATCGGCGCCAAGGTCACCGCACACGCAGTGGAGCAGAAGACGAGCATCCTCAAGACCGCGCTGCCCGCCGAGACCTCGTACCTGTACGCGCCGGACGGCAAGACCGTGCTGACGATGTTCTACGAGGAGTACCGGCAGTACACCAAGATCGACGAGATGTCGCCGAACATCCAGCAGGCGATCGTCGCCGCCGAGGACAACCGCTTCTACCAGCACCACGGCGTCGACCCGAAGGGCGTGGCGCGCGCCTTCGTGTCCAACGCCCGGTCCGGCGGAGTCTCGCAGGGCGCCTCGACGATCACCATGCAGTACGTGCGGATGGCCCTGCGGGACAGCGCCAAGACGCCGAAGGAGGTCCAGGAGGCCACCCAGCAGACGAGCCTGCGCAAGGTCAAGGAGATGCGCATGGCGCTGGACATCGAGAAGCACGTCAGCAAGGAGCAGATCCTCGAGCGCTACCTGAACTCGGCCTACTTCGGCCACCGGGCGTACGGGATCTACGCGGCCTCGCAGATCTTCTTCTCCAAGACCCCGGCCACCCTCACCCCGGTCGAGGCGGCCACCCTGGCCGGCCTGGTCAAGTCCCCGTCGGAGTACGACCCGATCACCTCCGACCAGAAGGACGCCACCGGCCGGCGCAACTACGTGCTCGACAACATGGCCCGCCTCGGCTACCTCTCCCCGGACGCCGCGGCGGCGGCCAAGGCCGAGCCCATCAAGCTGCGGCTCACCAACCCGCCGAACGACTGCGCCTCGATCAACGACCAGTACCGCACCTGGGGCTTCGCCTGCGACTACCTGAAGAACTGGTGGAGCGCTCAACCCGCGTTCGGCGAGAACCGGCTGGAACGGATGGACAAGCTGCGCCGGGGCGGCTACCGCATCGTGCTGAGCCTCGACCCGAAGATCCAGTCGGCGGCCGAGAAGAACGTCGGCGCCAAGGACAACACCGGCAGCCCGTTCGCCAACGGCGTGGTGGTCGCCGAACCGGGCACCGGGCGGGTCAAGGCCATGGCGGTCAACCGGAACTACTCCCTCGACCTCAGCGAGAACGGGCCCAGCTCCAACCCGGAGGCCGGCCCGAAGGTCAAGGCGAACTACCCGAACACGGTGGCGCCACTGCTGGGCGGCGGCACGCTCCCCGGCTACCAGGCCGGATCGACGTTCAAGATGTTCCCGATGCTCGCCGCCCTCGACTCGGGGATGAAGCTCTCCACCTCGTTCAACGCCCCGTACCGGTACCGGTCGGCCGTCTACGACGGCTGGGCCCCGTCGAACGCCAGCGGCGCGATGACCGGCCAGCAGACCATGTGGTCCGGTTTCGGCAAGTCGGTGAACACGTACTTCGTGTGGCTGGAGGAGCAGGTGGGCGCGGACCGGGCGGTCCGGCTGGCCGAGCAGCTCGGGTTGCGCTGGCGCACCGACGTGGACCGCGACCAGGCGTCCCCGGGCAAGGTGAAGAAGTGGGGCGCATTCACCCTGGGCGTCTCCGACGCCACCCCGCTGGAGATGGCGAACGCGTACGCGGCCGTCGCCGCCGACGGGCGCTACTGCGAGGCGATCCCGGTCAACTCGATCATGAACCGGGACGGCACGCCCGCCACCTACCGCACCCCGGGAGGGGTGCAGCGGGAGGTCGCCAAGCCGCGCTGCCGGCAGGTGGTCAGCGCCGACGCGGCCCGGGCGGCCACCGACGCGGCCCGCTGCCCGACCGGCGACACCCCGGCCAAGGGGGGCTGCGGCGGCTGGTCGACGGCGGACAGCGTGCGGGGCACGGTCGGCCGCCCGGTCGCCGGCAAGACGGGTACCACGGACAGCACCCGGTCGGCCTGGTTCGTCGGCTACACACCGGAACTGGCGGCGGCGAGCTTCATCGCCGATCCGGACAACCCGTTCAACGCGGTGGGCGACGGCCAGTCCCAGATCCCGGTGAACGCCGTGGCGATGACCCTCCGCGACGCGTTGAAGGGCCAACCCACCCGCCAGTTCACCCCACCCAGCGACCAGATAGTGGGCTGA
- the cobC gene encoding Rv2231c family pyridoxal phosphate-dependent protein CobC: protein MRAQLIGTGAPAGEPDLGHHGDAEATPGLVDLAVNVRRAPMPDWLADPLVAAMGALAAYPDPGPARAAVAARHGRPPEEVLLTAGAAEGFVLIARALREARRPVVVHPQFTEPEAALRAAGHTVERVLLDAGDDFRLDPARVPADADLVLVGNPTNPTSVLHPAAALAALARPGRVLVVDEAFADTTAAPGVEGEPESLAARRDLPGLVVVRSLTKTWGLAGLRIGYLLGDPGLLARFAAAQPLWAVSTPALAAATACASPAAVAAERAIAAGLAADRDHLVARLSGLPGVRVVGRPASAFVLVHLAGAAAVRERLRERGWAVRRGDTFPGLGPDWLRIAVRDPATTDALTDVLAEILEA, encoded by the coding sequence ATGCGTGCTCAGCTGATCGGGACCGGCGCTCCGGCGGGCGAGCCCGACCTCGGCCACCACGGGGACGCCGAGGCCACGCCCGGCCTTGTCGACCTGGCGGTGAACGTCCGCCGCGCCCCGATGCCGGACTGGCTGGCCGACCCGCTCGTCGCCGCCATGGGCGCGCTGGCCGCGTACCCCGATCCCGGCCCGGCCCGGGCCGCCGTCGCCGCCCGGCACGGGCGTCCCCCGGAGGAGGTACTGCTCACCGCCGGCGCCGCCGAGGGCTTCGTGCTGATCGCCCGGGCGCTGCGCGAGGCCCGGCGGCCGGTCGTGGTGCACCCGCAGTTCACCGAGCCGGAGGCCGCCCTGCGGGCCGCCGGCCACACCGTCGAGCGGGTGCTGCTCGACGCGGGCGACGACTTCCGGCTCGATCCGGCCCGGGTGCCCGCCGACGCCGACCTCGTGCTGGTCGGCAACCCCACGAACCCCACCTCGGTGCTGCACCCCGCCGCGGCGCTCGCCGCGCTGGCCCGCCCAGGCCGGGTGCTCGTGGTCGACGAGGCGTTCGCCGACACCACGGCGGCCCCCGGCGTCGAGGGCGAACCCGAGTCCCTCGCCGCCCGCCGCGACCTGCCCGGCCTCGTGGTGGTCCGCAGCCTCACCAAGACCTGGGGGCTGGCCGGGCTGCGGATCGGCTACCTGCTCGGCGACCCCGGGCTGCTCGCCCGGTTCGCCGCCGCCCAGCCCCTCTGGGCGGTCTCCACCCCGGCCCTGGCCGCCGCCACCGCCTGCGCGTCCCCGGCCGCCGTCGCGGCCGAGCGCGCCATCGCCGCCGGGCTCGCCGCCGACCGCGACCACCTGGTGGCCCGCCTGTCCGGCCTGCCCGGGGTACGCGTCGTCGGCCGCCCCGCCAGCGCCTTCGTCCTGGTCCACCTGGCCGGCGCCGCCGCCGTGCGGGAGCGGCTGCGCGAGCGCGGCTGGGCGGTGCGCCGCGGCGACACCTTCCCCGGGCTGGGCCCGGACTGGCTGCGGATCGCGGTGCGCGATCCGGCGACGACCGACGCCCTCACCGACGTGCTGGCGGAGATCCTGGAGGCATGA